The genomic segment CGCCCAGTTCCATTTAAAATCATTTTATCAGAAATTGGGTTTTGTCCAGAACTCTGAACCCTATCCGGACTACGGAATTCTGCATATCGACATGACCAGACCTATGGATAAGTAATTTACATTATGAACAATATCGTTATCATCACTGCTGCCCTACTAGGCTCCCTAGCTATTATCCTGGGCGCTTTCGGGGCCCATGCCTTCAAAAAGATTCTCCCGTCCGAGAAACTGGAGTCTTTTGAAGTAGGCGTCCGCTACCAGATGTACACCGCCATCACACTGTTAATTCTAGGGCTAAATTTTTCTTTTGAATATCAATCCGAACGAATTGCCTTCTATCTGATCACTTTAGGCACTCTCCTGTTTTCGACAAGTATCTATTTTCTGGCTTTTGCCGCTTATTGGAAAAAGAATCTAAAGTTTTTGGGACCTATAACTCCTCTGGGTGGCCTGCTGATGATAGCAGGATGGGTTGCGATTATCCTTCGTTTTTTATAATTTTGTACCACATACTGGCAATGATGTCTGCCCTGAACCGCCCTAAGAAGCTGATGACGTCTACTTTATAATATAAAAGCACTATTTATATCAAGTAGATTATGGCTGCAAAAGTCCAATACAACACCACTATTCGTTTTTTTTTCAAATGGCTCTTTGCTTGTGCCGCTATCGGCTTCGCAGTGGGGTCTGTGTGTGCCTTTTTTTTATTCTCGTTAAACTGGGTCACACAGTACCGAGAGTCTCAGCCCTGGATTATATATGGACTGCCCCTTGCGGGACTTGTCATTGCAGCATCCTATCAGCGCTGGGGCCATACAGCAAGCCAAGGTAACAATTTGCTCATCACGGAGTATCTATACCCGCAGCGAAGGATTCCTCTGGTGATGGCACCGCTCGTGCTATTCGGAACCCTGCTGACCCATCTGTTCGGCGGCTCGGCAGGACGGGAAGGTACGGCAGTGCAGATCGGCGGTGCGATATCGGATCAGCTCAACCGTTGGTTTGACTTTGACAAAACGGAGCGCCGCATCCTTATTTCTATCGGCATCAGCGCGGGGTTTGCAGCGGTCTTTGGTACGCCACTCGCAGGCGCCGTTTTTGGCTTAGAAGTATTGCTGATCGGGAGAAAAAGATACCTCGGTATCCTCCCCTGTCTCGTTACGGCATACCTTGCGCATCTGAGCTGCCAGCTCTGGAACATACCGCACACCCATTATCCGATCCATGAACGAATACCGGCACTCTCTGCCAGCGGTATCCTGTGGAGCATGATTGCTGGTGTTCTCTTTGGTCTGGCAGCGTGGCTATTTACGCTTGCAGGTGACTTTTTTAGCATCCAATTCAAACGGATTGCATCTCCCCTTGCCAGACCTTTCGTTGGTGGAATTGTTATTATCATAGCTGTTGCACTGTTGGGCAGCACAAAATACATTGGCTTGGGCATCCCGATGATTCAGGAGGCCTTTCGGAGTCCTTCCCCTGACGAAGCTTTTATTCTAAAATTATTGCTGACCACTTTCACTCTTTCGGCTGGCTTTAAAGGCGGGGAGGTGACTCCACTATTTTTTATCGGCGCCACTCTGGGCAGTGCATTAAGTCTGGTCATTCCCTTGCCATTGGGGTTACTGGCTGCCATGGGCTTTGTAGGGGTATTCTCCGGGGCAACCAATACACCGCTGGCCTGTATGGTGATGGGCTATGAGCTGTTCGGTCTACAGCCAATACTGTATATCGCCATTGCCTGCTTTGCTGCATTCATATCATCGGGCAAAAAAGGTATTTATAAGGCACAAAAAGGAGGAGTAAAGGAAACCTTATACCGCAAGCTCAATTTATAGCACGCCACAGATGACGCCTGAAGCTAACGGTAATATTAAAGCAATTTTCCCTGCAAGAAGAATGCGGCAACGGTAAAATAAATGATCAGACCGGACACGTCCACCAGCGTCGCAACAAATGGCGCTGACGCGGTGGCAGGATCCAAACCGAACCTGCGCAAAATAAAAGGTATAAACGAACCTGAAAGGGTCCCCCACAGAACGATAAATAACAGGGAGACAGCCACTGTCAAGCCTATCGCTACCCAATACTGGCCATAATCGTACAGGCCGAGAAAATGCCAGGCCAGTATGCGCAGAAAACCGATAGCTCCCAGAATGCCGCCCAGGATCAGACCGGAAGACACCTCTCGTTTCATGACGTACCACCAGTCTTTGAGCTTCAGTTCGCCCAACGCCATTGCACGGATAATCAATGAAGCCGCTTGAGAACCTGAATTCCCGCCGCTGGAAATGATCAACGGAACAAATAAGGCCAACACCACAGCTTTCTCCAGTTCGCCTTCGAAAAACCCCATGGCCGAAGCCGTCAACATCTCACTGAAAAACAAAATAATCAGCCAGCCTGCCCGCTTCTGAATCAGCTGCAACAAGGGCGTCTTCGTATAGGCCAGATCCAGCTCTTCCATTCCCCCGAATCGCTGTATATCTTCAGTATCTCGATCTTCGATCCGATCCAGTA from the Sphingobacterium thalpophilum genome contains:
- a CDS encoding DUF423 domain-containing protein, with the translated sequence MNNIVIITAALLGSLAIILGAFGAHAFKKILPSEKLESFEVGVRYQMYTAITLLILGLNFSFEYQSERIAFYLITLGTLLFSTSIYFLAFAAYWKKNLKFLGPITPLGGLLMIAGWVAIILRFL
- a CDS encoding chloride channel protein produces the protein MAAKVQYNTTIRFFFKWLFACAAIGFAVGSVCAFFLFSLNWVTQYRESQPWIIYGLPLAGLVIAASYQRWGHTASQGNNLLITEYLYPQRRIPLVMAPLVLFGTLLTHLFGGSAGREGTAVQIGGAISDQLNRWFDFDKTERRILISIGISAGFAAVFGTPLAGAVFGLEVLLIGRKRYLGILPCLVTAYLAHLSCQLWNIPHTHYPIHERIPALSASGILWSMIAGVLFGLAAWLFTLAGDFFSIQFKRIASPLARPFVGGIVIIIAVALLGSTKYIGLGIPMIQEAFRSPSPDEAFILKLLLTTFTLSAGFKGGEVTPLFFIGATLGSALSLVIPLPLGLLAAMGFVGVFSGATNTPLACMVMGYELFGLQPILYIAIACFAAFISSGKKGIYKAQKGGVKETLYRKLNL